A portion of the Bacteroides faecium genome contains these proteins:
- a CDS encoding PaaI family thioesterase, with protein sequence MSPQEFFKNDVFAENAGIVLLEVRKGYSKAKLEIKPEHLNAGARTQGGAIFTLADLALAAAANSHGTLAFSLSSTITFVRASGPGDTLYAEARERYIGRSTGCYQVDITNQDGDLIATFESSVFRKDQKVPFEVEE encoded by the coding sequence ATGAGCCCACAAGAGTTTTTTAAGAATGACGTATTCGCCGAAAACGCAGGCATAGTTCTGCTGGAAGTTAGAAAAGGATACAGCAAAGCCAAGTTGGAAATAAAACCCGAACATCTGAATGCAGGAGCCCGTACACAGGGCGGAGCCATCTTTACGTTGGCAGACCTTGCACTGGCTGCGGCTGCCAACTCACATGGCACACTTGCTTTCTCGCTTTCGTCTACCATCACCTTCGTACGTGCCAGCGGACCGGGCGATACTCTTTATGCCGAAGCACGCGAACGTTATATCGGTCGGAGTACAGGTTGTTATCAAGTAGACATCACTAATCAGGATGGGGATTTGATTGCTACTTTTGAATCCAGCGTATTCAGGAAAGATCAGAAAGTTCCTTTTGAGGTAGAAGAATAA
- a CDS encoding Ig-like domain-containing protein: MLQFENQKINQIVRKALPVVTLVAMLYSCASIGRPDGGPYDETPPRFIGSTPAAGAINNERTKVSLLFDEFIKLEKATEKVVVSPPQIQQPEIKASGKRIQVNLLDSLKPNTTYTIDFSDAIVDNNEGNPLGNFAFTFSTGAQIDTMEVSGTILDASNLEPIKGILVGLHSNLNDSAFNKLPFDRVARTDSRGRFSIRGIAPGKYRIYGLMDADQNFTFNQKSEMIAFHDSLIIPRMEERIRMDTAWVDSLTYDTIVEKKYMHYLPDDVILRAFKELNYSQYLIKSERLVPHKFTFYFAGKADTLPVLKGLNFDEKDAFIIEKNQRNDTIHYWVKDSLLFKQDTLAMSLTYLYTDTLNQLVPRTDTLNLVSKQKYKKDEPEKEKKKKKKKKDEEEEPEPTKFLPVNVSAPSSMDVYGYISLNFEEPIASFDSAAIHLRQKVDTLWQDIPFEFGRDSLNQKKFNLYYDWEPTFEYEFEVDSTAFHGIYGLFTDKIKQGFKVRSEDEYFTLHFNVTGADSLAFVELLDAQDKVVRKRRVEKDGMVDFYFLNPGKYAARLINDTNGNGEWDTGDFAKGLQPEAVFYYPTILEYKALWDVTQPWDIHATPVDKQKPDELKKQKPDEDKKKKDRNNQNRRR, from the coding sequence ATGTTACAATTTGAGAATCAAAAGATAAACCAAATAGTCCGCAAGGCGCTCCCGGTAGTAACGCTGGTAGCCATGTTATACTCCTGTGCCAGCATCGGGCGACCGGACGGGGGACCTTATGATGAGACTCCACCCCGCTTCATTGGCAGTACTCCTGCTGCCGGTGCAATAAATAATGAAAGGACGAAAGTTTCTTTGTTATTTGACGAGTTTATAAAGTTGGAGAAAGCGACCGAGAAAGTAGTCGTTTCCCCACCTCAAATACAGCAACCCGAAATCAAGGCTTCCGGAAAGAGAATACAAGTGAACCTGCTTGATTCTTTGAAACCGAACACTACTTATACCATTGACTTCTCGGATGCCATCGTCGATAATAATGAAGGTAATCCGTTGGGTAACTTTGCGTTTACCTTTTCTACCGGTGCCCAGATTGACACCATGGAAGTATCTGGAACGATACTTGATGCCTCTAATTTGGAACCAATCAAAGGTATCTTGGTCGGACTGCATTCCAATCTGAACGATTCGGCTTTCAACAAACTGCCCTTTGACCGTGTGGCGCGTACGGACAGTCGCGGACGTTTTTCTATTCGTGGTATAGCTCCCGGCAAATACCGTATTTACGGACTGATGGATGCCGACCAGAACTTTACTTTCAATCAGAAGAGCGAGATGATTGCTTTCCATGATTCTCTGATTATCCCCCGCATGGAAGAACGTATCCGTATGGATACTGCCTGGGTGGACTCACTGACTTATGATACGATTGTTGAGAAGAAGTATATGCATTATCTGCCGGACGATGTAATTCTCCGGGCTTTCAAGGAACTGAACTATTCGCAATATCTTATCAAGTCCGAAAGACTTGTTCCGCATAAGTTTACTTTCTATTTTGCGGGTAAGGCAGACACTTTGCCTGTACTGAAAGGATTAAACTTCGACGAAAAGGATGCTTTTATCATCGAGAAGAATCAGCGGAACGATACGATTCATTATTGGGTAAAGGATTCTTTGCTCTTCAAGCAGGATACGCTTGCCATGAGCCTGACTTATCTTTATACAGATACCTTGAACCAGCTAGTACCCCGTACGGATACGCTGAACCTGGTCTCGAAGCAGAAATATAAGAAAGACGAGCCGGAAAAGGAGAAGAAGAAAAAGAAGAAAAAGAAAGATGAAGAGGAAGAGCCGGAACCGACGAAATTCTTGCCGGTGAATGTTAGCGCGCCTTCGTCAATGGATGTATATGGATATATATCTTTGAATTTTGAAGAGCCTATTGCCAGCTTTGACAGTGCGGCCATTCATCTGCGGCAAAAGGTGGATACGCTTTGGCAGGATATACCGTTCGAGTTTGGACGGGATTCTCTGAATCAGAAGAAGTTTAATCTGTATTATGATTGGGAACCGACTTTTGAATATGAGTTTGAGGTGGACTCTACGGCTTTCCACGGTATATACGGATTGTTTACCGACAAGATAAAACAAGGATTTAAGGTACGTAGTGAGGATGAATATTTCACACTTCATTTCAACGTGACAGGAGCTGATTCTTTGGCATTCGTCGAATTGCTTGATGCGCAAGATAAGGTGGTCCGTAAGCGGAGAGTGGAGAAGGATGGAATGGTTGATTTCTACTTCCTGAATCCGGGAAAATATGCAGCCAGACTGATTAATGACACAAATGGAAACGGAGAATGGGACACGGGAGACTTTGCGAAGGGTTTGCAACCGGAAGCGGTCTTCTATTATCCGACAATATTAGAGTACAAAGCGTTGTGGGACGTGACACAACCATGGGATATTCATGCGACCCCTGTGGATAAACAGAAACCGGATGAGCTTAAAAAACAAAAACCAGATGAAGACAAGAAGAAAAAAGATAGAAATAATCAGAACAGGCGCCGTTAG
- a CDS encoding two-component regulator propeller domain-containing protein yields MNRRKFLLFFALILLLCPYAYGQYFKKLNMKDGLSNPSVLAIYQDTLGRMWFGTNEGVNVYDGKQIRKYKSYDVIDNQLPKKEFINGSVNQIVGDSHGDIFMRNNGALIKYDIHKERFKEYPFEIDALNVIRGEVWCTIRDSLFRYNAQTDSLQLLQKLNTPTVLCIAEMKDEIWLGTAKGLYKMKENNIECVLPGIEIFKLFPSSRNELWIASRMEGLYRIGEDGILRKEINSPTHVVSKQIRSFVEDDMQNIWFGTFEGLQSYNPHNDTYSVYLPDYNSGSLSHKSVFSLCKDRQGTIWVGTYYGGINYFNRAKDVFHYYTYNHANNKCLDFPIVGQMVEDKEHDLWVCTDGGGLNKLNRKNGTFTYYTAADKNSILHDNVKTIAYDEKRDHIYIGTYTGGISRYDKQSKRFYNYLTESEKTGYGPGKIIFYSLIKDDWLYVSARNGFWRLNLSTGKFQLINKQKHFLTFEIDSHGYIWLATNFSLYRMPVDKWDQLERVQLGTSSNRKARITRILETSDNTIYVSTLGNGVFSYNYDEKTWNHYTTKQNNLLSDFCYNLVETPLNNILITNDEGISIYSPIENGVYSIELGLKGGISAVADGCGVYVTDDELIYVGGVDGMISFREDDLYLESKKSAEFYFSDLYINNMKVYPEDKTGILTQSLPFTNHLDLSFKQNNLAIDFFNSSSVELEKNIRYQYKLDGFDEEWVSASQMRVGYTNLAPGEYVLRVRELGNKQNNERYSEIALGITIHCPWFTTVWAFLLYFIVVASIIYGFWRVRTTRKALAVSLAKEKDEKERIEEVNKMKLRFFTNISHEFRTPLTLIIGQIDILLQLEKLSPSICRRLQRVHRNAMNLRYLITELLDFRKHEQGFMKLKVDCLDVVEFVEDIYCSFAELARKRHITYTFEHAAEKIDMWFDPVQMQKVIFNLLSNAFKYTPDGKSIKVSIKKQQRMIELAVQDTGCGIPQEALIKIFERFYQVDESSPEGLLGSGIGLALTKGIVESHKGEIKVESALGEGSIFKIQLLMGNNHFTREELEHEKVVIPVLPEWKEMIANEEVLADKSLDPIEVTESKKDDEDGESGGKPCILIVEDDEDVLDMLENIFSLSYKVYKATNGQMGFEMAQQLHPDIVVSDVMMPVMSGKEMCYKIKNCLELAYIPVVLLTAQSSVDYEIEGYVFGADDYVTKPFDIKLLLARCAGLLKNRQQRLKSLSRLETTETQDIRVLNILDQKLLDNAVEIIRQNFDNPDFDMNVLAARLGMGRSKMFSRLKEVLGLTPNEFTLKLKLEEALRMLQEEPQYNVSEISYKLGFTSPRYFSRCFKSFYGVSPQNYRREPTKE; encoded by the coding sequence ATGAATCGACGTAAATTCCTTTTGTTTTTCGCATTAATACTATTATTGTGTCCTTATGCTTATGGACAATATTTCAAGAAGTTAAATATGAAAGACGGATTATCCAATCCTTCGGTATTGGCAATCTATCAGGATACTTTGGGGCGTATGTGGTTTGGAACAAATGAAGGTGTCAATGTATATGATGGCAAACAAATCCGTAAATACAAATCTTATGATGTCATCGACAATCAACTTCCTAAGAAAGAATTTATAAATGGAAGCGTTAATCAAATTGTAGGTGATTCACACGGAGATATATTTATGCGTAATAATGGTGCCTTAATAAAATATGATATCCATAAAGAGAGGTTTAAGGAATACCCTTTTGAAATTGATGCTTTGAATGTGATTCGAGGTGAAGTATGGTGTACTATACGTGACTCTCTGTTCAGATATAATGCTCAGACAGACTCTTTACAATTGTTGCAAAAGTTAAATACTCCAACAGTTTTGTGTATAGCAGAAATGAAAGATGAAATTTGGTTGGGGACTGCCAAGGGATTGTATAAGATGAAAGAGAATAATATAGAGTGTGTATTACCTGGTATTGAGATATTTAAGCTGTTTCCAAGTAGTCGGAATGAACTGTGGATTGCATCGCGTATGGAAGGCTTGTATAGAATCGGTGAAGATGGGATCTTGCGGAAAGAAATTAATTCGCCAACTCACGTCGTTAGTAAACAGATACGTAGTTTTGTAGAAGACGATATGCAAAATATCTGGTTTGGTACATTCGAGGGCTTACAATCTTATAATCCGCATAATGATACCTATTCTGTTTATCTACCTGATTATAATTCGGGCTCTTTGTCACATAAATCAGTGTTTTCTCTTTGCAAGGATAGGCAGGGGACTATCTGGGTCGGAACTTATTATGGCGGAATTAATTATTTTAACCGGGCAAAGGATGTATTTCACTATTATACATATAATCATGCGAACAATAAATGCCTTGATTTTCCTATTGTCGGACAGATGGTTGAAGACAAAGAACATGATCTTTGGGTATGTACGGACGGTGGAGGATTGAATAAACTGAATAGAAAAAACGGGACTTTTACCTATTATACAGCCGCGGATAAGAATTCGATTTTGCATGATAATGTGAAGACAATTGCATATGATGAAAAGCGTGACCACATTTATATAGGCACATATACAGGGGGGATAAGCCGATATGACAAACAGAGCAAGCGTTTCTATAACTACCTGACTGAATCTGAGAAAACCGGTTATGGACCAGGCAAGATCATTTTCTATTCTTTAATTAAAGATGACTGGCTCTATGTATCCGCCCGTAACGGCTTTTGGCGTCTGAACCTGAGTACGGGTAAGTTCCAGTTAATCAACAAGCAAAAACATTTTCTTACGTTTGAGATAGATTCACATGGATATATTTGGTTGGCTACTAACTTCTCGCTATATAGAATGCCTGTCGACAAGTGGGACCAGTTGGAACGTGTACAATTGGGCACCTCTTCCAACCGCAAAGCTAGAATAACCAGAATTCTGGAGACTTCGGATAATACGATATATGTATCAACCTTGGGAAATGGGGTATTTTCTTATAATTATGATGAAAAGACATGGAACCATTATACAACGAAACAGAATAATCTGTTGAGTGACTTCTGTTATAATCTCGTAGAGACTCCTTTAAATAATATACTGATAACTAATGACGAAGGTATATCCATCTATTCTCCTATTGAAAATGGGGTATATTCCATAGAATTGGGGCTTAAAGGTGGAATCTCTGCAGTGGCAGATGGCTGTGGAGTATATGTGACTGATGACGAGTTGATTTATGTAGGTGGTGTGGATGGAATGATTTCTTTTAGAGAAGATGATTTATATTTGGAAAGTAAGAAATCCGCGGAATTCTATTTCTCTGATCTTTATATAAACAATATGAAGGTATATCCGGAAGACAAGACTGGCATATTAACGCAATCTTTACCTTTTACTAATCATTTGGATTTGTCATTCAAGCAGAATAATCTGGCAATAGACTTCTTTAACTCCAGTTCTGTAGAATTGGAGAAGAATATCAGGTATCAGTACAAACTGGATGGTTTTGATGAGGAATGGGTATCTGCCAGTCAGATGCGTGTGGGATATACGAATCTTGCTCCCGGTGAGTATGTTCTGAGAGTGCGTGAATTGGGAAACAAACAGAATAACGAAAGATACAGTGAAATAGCACTTGGCATTACCATACATTGTCCTTGGTTCACTACGGTTTGGGCTTTTTTATTGTATTTCATAGTAGTGGCGAGTATTATTTACGGTTTCTGGAGAGTACGGACGACCCGTAAAGCACTAGCTGTTTCTTTGGCTAAAGAGAAAGACGAAAAAGAACGGATAGAAGAGGTAAATAAGATGAAACTTCGTTTCTTTACAAACATTTCTCATGAGTTCCGCACCCCTTTAACTTTGATTATTGGTCAGATAGATATTTTGTTGCAGTTGGAGAAACTTTCTCCTTCTATTTGCAGGCGATTACAGCGTGTACATAGAAATGCAATGAATCTGCGGTACTTGATTACAGAGTTATTGGACTTCAGGAAACACGAACAGGGGTTTATGAAATTAAAAGTAGATTGTTTGGACGTGGTTGAATTCGTGGAAGATATTTATTGTTCATTTGCGGAACTTGCCCGAAAGAGACATATAACCTATACATTTGAGCATGCGGCGGAAAAGATTGATATGTGGTTTGATCCTGTGCAAATGCAAAAAGTAATATTTAATTTATTATCAAATGCGTTCAAATATACCCCGGATGGGAAAAGTATAAAAGTCTCGATAAAAAAACAACAACGGATGATTGAATTAGCTGTTCAGGATACAGGTTGTGGTATTCCTCAAGAGGCTTTGATAAAGATATTTGAACGTTTCTATCAGGTGGATGAGTCTTCGCCCGAAGGACTTTTGGGTAGCGGTATCGGACTGGCGCTTACGAAAGGAATTGTAGAGTCCCATAAGGGAGAAATTAAGGTGGAAAGTGCTTTGGGTGAGGGAAGTATCTTTAAGATACAGTTGCTTATGGGGAATAATCATTTTACACGGGAAGAACTGGAGCATGAGAAAGTGGTAATACCTGTCCTGCCGGAGTGGAAAGAAATGATAGCTAATGAAGAAGTATTGGCTGATAAGAGTTTAGATCCTATTGAGGTAACGGAAAGTAAGAAGGATGATGAAGATGGAGAATCCGGTGGAAAGCCTTGTATATTAATTGTGGAGGACGACGAGGATGTATTGGATATGTTGGAAAATATTTTCTCTCTGTCTTATAAAGTTTATAAAGCTACAAATGGACAGATGGGATTTGAGATGGCACAACAACTGCATCCGGATATTGTGGTTAGCGATGTAATGATGCCGGTTATGTCGGGAAAGGAAATGTGTTATAAAATAAAGAATTGCCTGGAACTGGCATATATTCCGGTTGTCCTGCTTACGGCCCAGTCTTCGGTGGACTATGAAATAGAGGGATATGTGTTTGGCGCGGATGATTATGTGACCAAACCTTTTGATATTAAGTTGCTGCTGGCCCGCTGTGCCGGTTTGCTGAAGAATAGACAGCAAAGACTGAAATCATTAAGTCGGCTGGAAACAACCGAAACGCAGGATATTCGCGTATTGAATATCTTGGATCAGAAACTGTTGGATAATGCAGTCGAGATTATCAGGCAGAATTTTGATAATCCTGATTTTGATATGAATGTTCTTGCTGCCAGATTGGGTATGGGACGGAGCAAAATGTTTTCCCGTTTAAAAGAAGTGCTTGGGCTTACTCCCAACGAGTTTACGCTGAAGTTGAAATTGGAGGAAGCTTTACGTATGCTGCAGGAAGAACCTCAGTATAATGTTTCAGAGATTTCGTATAAGTTGGGGTTCACGTCTCCTCGATATTTTAGCCGTTGTTTTAAAAGTTTCTATGGAGTTTCTCCTCAGAATTATCGGAGGGAACCGACAAAAGAATAG
- a CDS encoding DUF3108 domain-containing protein: MKTRRKKIEIIRTGAVSFRRSLIIGTVVLLMGIFALPANAQCEAKNEAFQTGEHVMYDLYFNWKFVWVKAGLASLTTNATTYHSEPAYRMNLLALGSKRADFFFKMRDTLTCVIGEKLEPRYFRKGAEEGKRYTVDEAWFSYKDGLCFVNQKRTYRDGAFDESEESDSRCIYDMLSILAQARSYDPADYKVGEKIKFPMATGRKVEEQTLIYRGKENVKAENGVTYRCLIFSLVEYDKKGKEKEVITFFVTDDLNHLPVRLDLFLNFGSAKAFLNDVRGNRHPMTSIVK; this comes from the coding sequence ATGAAGACAAGAAGAAAAAAGATAGAAATAATCAGAACAGGCGCCGTTAGCTTTCGTCGCAGCTTGATTATCGGAACCGTGGTATTACTGATGGGAATTTTCGCTCTTCCCGCCAATGCCCAATGTGAGGCGAAGAACGAGGCGTTTCAAACCGGCGAACACGTGATGTACGACTTGTACTTCAACTGGAAGTTTGTCTGGGTGAAAGCCGGACTTGCCAGTCTGACGACCAATGCGACTACTTACCACTCGGAACCTGCTTACCGGATGAACCTGCTCGCTTTGGGCAGTAAACGGGCGGATTTCTTTTTCAAGATGCGTGATACGCTGACTTGTGTGATTGGTGAAAAACTGGAGCCGCGTTATTTCCGTAAAGGTGCCGAGGAAGGAAAACGTTACACAGTAGATGAGGCTTGGTTCTCATATAAAGACGGGCTCTGCTTTGTCAACCAGAAGCGTACATACCGTGATGGAGCGTTTGATGAATCGGAAGAAAGTGACAGCCGCTGTATTTACGATATGCTGAGTATCCTGGCACAGGCACGTTCTTATGACCCTGCTGATTATAAAGTAGGAGAGAAGATCAAGTTCCCGATGGCTACGGGACGTAAGGTGGAAGAGCAGACGCTTATCTATCGCGGAAAGGAAAATGTAAAAGCCGAAAATGGGGTTACTTATCGTTGCCTGATTTTCTCATTGGTCGAATATGATAAGAAAGGAAAAGAAAAAGAAGTCATTACTTTCTTTGTGACGGATGACTTGAACCATCTTCCGGTTCGTCTGGATTTGTTCCTGAATTTTGGTTCGGCAAAGGCGTTCCTGAATGATGTTCGGGGAAATCGGCATCCGATGACTTCTATCGTAAAATAA
- a CDS encoding glycoside hydrolase family 88 protein, with protein MLRKMLCKAVALLFGCIPFTEVVAQQYNWDTPPYAEDYAFITNDGAWCWFSDPRAIYVNNKMIGGFVDKEGSIWAFSYDPTTQGRKQYKLYDKLNYDDHANPSVMELPDHRVVIFFSAHGGTKNSPIYYAITEKPADISSWGEVQSINPKMEGKLGVCYSNPAMLSDENNRTYLFFRGRNFKPTFVSTDDFKEWSDPQTIVVNDPDYGPEGRPYMKVTTNHKNKIFFAFTDAHPRDRATNSIYFMMYKDGKLCGADGRVISESMQQAVCPHMTDLVYDATKTFDKAWIWDVAYDKDENPVLVYARFSEIDGEHSYWYARWTGKKWENTLITKAGLWFQRNDYNNKGKIERENNYSGGVYLDHNNPSIVYTSRPVNNVFEIERWTFTGKGKNKWQTEAVTKDSERDNVRPFVVRNYAEGQPNVLWMYNYKYPGFRSYDSAIRVNQKAKGYDSSLKKDAIKEVASKVADWQLRDYLGNPFKSGVARGWRNGVLYNGMFDWAELSGDKKYFKYLKTIFEKEYWQLGNRMYNADDICVGQAYLDMYVKYGQKDMLIPTQARAEWVISHQPDKNIDITKGKSDRWWWCDALYMAPPVYSRLYAITGNKAFMQFADKEFKATYEHLYDKEERLFYRDAKYFDMKEANGRKVFWGRGNGWIMGGLVELLKTLPENDKKYRPFYVKLFCEMSERIAELQCEDGFWRASMLDTQTYADPETSGTGLMVYALAYGINQGYLSKDKFLPAVTKGWQALVASVDTEGKLCWVQPVGQAPKKIEKKSNLVYGTGGFLQAACEVYRLSD; from the coding sequence ATGTTAAGAAAAATGCTGTGTAAAGCTGTGGCTTTGTTGTTTGGGTGTATTCCTTTTACTGAGGTAGTGGCTCAGCAATATAATTGGGACACACCGCCCTATGCAGAAGATTATGCTTTTATTACCAATGATGGTGCTTGGTGCTGGTTCTCGGATCCCAGAGCTATTTACGTAAATAATAAGATGATTGGAGGGTTTGTGGATAAGGAAGGGAGTATATGGGCTTTCAGTTATGACCCGACTACTCAGGGCAGGAAACAATACAAGCTGTATGATAAGTTGAATTATGATGATCACGCCAATCCGTCGGTAATGGAACTTCCGGATCATCGTGTGGTAATCTTCTTCTCCGCTCATGGAGGCACAAAGAATTCTCCTATTTATTACGCGATAACTGAAAAGCCTGCCGACATTTCTTCATGGGGTGAGGTACAGTCTATTAATCCGAAGATGGAAGGAAAATTGGGGGTTTGTTATTCAAATCCGGCTATGTTGTCCGATGAGAATAACCGTACTTATCTCTTCTTCCGCGGAAGGAATTTTAAACCGACTTTTGTTTCAACTGATGATTTCAAAGAGTGGTCTGACCCTCAGACAATTGTTGTGAATGACCCCGATTATGGACCGGAGGGACGTCCTTATATGAAAGTGACAACTAATCATAAGAATAAGATATTCTTTGCTTTCACAGATGCTCACCCTCGTGACAGGGCAACTAACTCTATCTACTTTATGATGTATAAAGATGGAAAATTATGTGGAGCTGACGGGCGTGTTATTTCAGAAAGCATGCAGCAGGCAGTATGTCCGCATATGACAGACTTAGTGTATGATGCGACTAAAACTTTTGATAAAGCCTGGATATGGGACGTCGCTTATGATAAAGACGAGAATCCCGTATTGGTGTATGCCCGGTTTAGCGAGATTGATGGTGAACATTCGTATTGGTATGCCCGATGGACTGGGAAGAAATGGGAAAATACTTTGATTACCAAGGCCGGCCTATGGTTTCAGAGGAATGATTATAACAATAAGGGAAAAATAGAGAGGGAAAATAACTACTCAGGCGGAGTTTATTTGGATCATAACAATCCTTCTATTGTATACACATCCCGTCCGGTTAATAATGTGTTTGAGATAGAAAGATGGACTTTTACCGGAAAAGGAAAGAATAAATGGCAGACGGAGGCGGTTACTAAAGACTCGGAACGGGATAATGTACGTCCTTTCGTCGTTCGTAATTATGCGGAGGGACAACCGAATGTGCTGTGGATGTATAACTATAAATATCCCGGATTCAGAAGTTATGATTCTGCAATTCGTGTGAATCAGAAAGCAAAAGGTTATGACAGTTCCTTGAAAAAAGATGCGATAAAGGAAGTTGCTTCAAAGGTAGCCGACTGGCAACTTCGGGATTATCTGGGCAATCCGTTTAAGAGTGGAGTGGCTCGTGGATGGAGAAACGGGGTATTGTATAACGGAATGTTTGACTGGGCTGAATTGAGTGGAGATAAGAAGTATTTTAAATACCTGAAAACCATTTTTGAGAAGGAATATTGGCAATTGGGGAACAGGATGTATAATGCTGATGATATTTGTGTGGGACAGGCTTATCTGGACATGTATGTAAAGTACGGGCAAAAAGATATGTTGATTCCTACGCAGGCTCGTGCAGAGTGGGTGATAAGCCACCAACCGGATAAGAATATAGACATCACAAAAGGCAAAAGTGACCGTTGGTGGTGGTGTGATGCTTTGTATATGGCTCCACCGGTTTACTCACGGTTATATGCGATAACCGGCAACAAGGCATTTATGCAGTTTGCGGATAAGGAATTCAAAGCTACTTATGAGCATCTGTATGACAAAGAGGAAAGATTGTTCTATCGTGATGCGAAGTACTTTGATATGAAAGAGGCAAATGGCCGGAAAGTCTTTTGGGGACGAGGAAATGGTTGGATTATGGGAGGTTTGGTCGAACTACTGAAAACTTTGCCGGAGAATGATAAGAAGTACCGTCCTTTCTATGTGAAGTTATTCTGTGAAATGAGTGAAAGAATCGCAGAACTTCAATGTGAAGATGGTTTTTGGAGAGCAAGCATGCTGGATACTCAGACATATGCTGATCCTGAGACAAGTGGCACCGGATTGATGGTTTATGCATTAGCTTATGGTATCAATCAGGGATATTTATCCAAAGATAAGTTCTTGCCGGCAGTTACTAAAGGATGGCAGGCACTTGTAGCGTCAGTGGATACGGAAGGTAAACTTTGCTGGGTACAACCTGTGGGGCAGGCTCCAAAGAAGATAGAGAAGAAGTCTAATCTGGTATATGGTACCGGAGGATTTTTGCAGGCAGCCTGTGAGGTTTATAGACTATCTGATTAA